One part of the Treponema peruense genome encodes these proteins:
- a CDS encoding AAA family ATPase → MQRKLISDLIEWKNKTHRKPLMLMGARQVGKTWLMKEFGKKEFKKNSICNFL, encoded by the coding sequence ATGCAAAGAAAACTGATTTCAGATCTGATTGAATGGAAAAACAAAACTCACAGAAAACCTTTAATGCTTATGGGAGCTCGCCAGGTTGGTAAAACTTGGCTTATGAAAGAATTTGGAAAAAAAGAGTTTAAAAAAAACAGCATATGTAACTTTCTTTAA
- a CDS encoding MGMT family protein produces MKKHILNEDLIYEILSVVEEIPEGKVATYGQIARLIGRDKNSRLVGKVLSMSEFYGNYPCHRVVNHSGRLVPGWKEQRFLLENEGVGFKDDNHVNLKNFLWDC; encoded by the coding sequence ATGAAAAAACATATTCTTAACGAAGACTTGATTTACGAAATTCTATCTGTTGTAGAAGAAATCCCTGAAGGAAAAGTTGCAACTTATGGACAGATTGCTCGTCTAATCGGCAGAGATAAAAATTCGCGGTTAGTGGGAAAAGTTCTTTCCATGTCTGAATTTTACGGGAACTATCCCTGTCACCGTGTTGTAAATCACTCAGGACGCCTCGTTCCCGGCTGGAAAGAACAGCGTTTTCTTCTTGAAAATGAAGGCGTCGGGTTTAAAGATGATAATCATGTTAATTTAAAGAATTTTTTATGGGACTGCTGA
- a CDS encoding IS256 family transposase, translating to MKRILEIEENSNSPTIDLLEKAIRARAREVIESLYEDEVQRFLNKTSSIVDKTGNKLVVRNGFHKERTILTTNGYVTVRLPRVDDRALEEKDRFVSKVLPPFARKTPTVEAILSAAYLAGISSNKFSAMLHDVLGKEAKGLSPSVITKLTVKWQAEYDEWRKRDLSGKEYVYVWADGIYVKSRLDGEKTCLLVIIGVTVEGKKELVAVQAGIRESTESWRGVLLDLKFRGLTKAPKLAVCDGALGFQNAVDEIWGQLKIQRCWFHKSMNILDKLPDCVQTQATKMIRDMWQADKRANALKAYDLFIETFGKKYPKATECLEKDKEDLFRFYDYPAEHWAHIRTSNPIESTFATVRLRHKSTKGNGSSAASVAMAFKLCLQAEKNWRRLRGFKQLELVAKNIIFVDGEQMKAA from the coding sequence ATGAAAAGAATACTGGAAATTGAAGAAAATTCCAATAGTCCAACGATTGATTTGCTTGAAAAAGCAATCCGCGCAAGAGCACGTGAAGTAATTGAAAGTCTTTACGAGGATGAAGTTCAGCGTTTTCTTAATAAAACTTCTTCTATCGTAGACAAAACCGGAAACAAACTTGTAGTAAGAAACGGCTTTCACAAAGAACGGACAATTCTTACTACAAACGGTTACGTTACAGTCAGGCTTCCCAGAGTTGATGACCGTGCACTTGAAGAAAAGGATCGCTTTGTAAGCAAAGTCCTTCCTCCGTTTGCAAGAAAAACTCCGACAGTAGAAGCAATACTTTCCGCTGCCTACCTTGCAGGAATTTCTTCAAACAAGTTTTCAGCCATGCTCCATGATGTTCTTGGTAAAGAAGCAAAGGGCCTGAGTCCGTCAGTCATAACAAAGCTTACTGTAAAATGGCAGGCTGAATATGACGAATGGCGCAAACGAGATCTTTCCGGAAAGGAATACGTTTATGTTTGGGCAGACGGAATTTACGTAAAGTCCCGGCTTGACGGTGAAAAGACCTGCCTTCTGGTAATAATTGGCGTAACTGTTGAAGGCAAAAAAGAACTTGTGGCTGTACAGGCCGGAATTCGCGAGTCAACGGAAAGTTGGCGTGGAGTTTTGCTTGATTTGAAATTCCGCGGACTGACAAAAGCACCAAAATTGGCAGTCTGCGACGGAGCGCTTGGGTTTCAAAATGCAGTTGATGAAATCTGGGGCCAGCTAAAAATTCAGAGATGCTGGTTCCACAAGTCCATGAACATTCTGGACAAATTGCCTGACTGTGTACAGACTCAGGCCACAAAAATGATTCGGGATATGTGGCAGGCAGACAAACGTGCAAACGCCTTGAAAGCCTACGACTTATTTATAGAAACTTTCGGAAAAAAATATCCGAAGGCAACGGAATGTCTTGAAAAAGACAAGGAGGATTTGTTCCGCTTTTATGATTATCCGGCGGAACATTGGGCTCACATTAGAACGTCGAATCCGATTGAATCGACATTTGCAACAGTCAGGTTGCGCCACAAGTCAACAAAAGGAAACGGCTCTTCCGCTGCTTCTGTTGCAATGGCTTTCAAGCTTTGTCTTCAGGCAGAGAAAAACTGGCGACGGCTCAGGGGATTTAAACAACTTGAACTTGTCGCCAAAAATATAATTTTTGTGGACGGTGAACAAATGAAGGCTGCCTGA
- a CDS encoding response regulator → MLLLDLDAVNESGLEILNKIRKIQPEIKTLVLSMHSEPLKIQQACNENIFELYSTLSRKEQEVFSLFTRGMNTKEAAANLGKGNRRQSAHINLPKAEHSRYTHP, encoded by the coding sequence ATGCTTCTTTTAGATCTGGATGCTGTAAATGAAAGCGGACTTGAAATCTTGAATAAAATCCGAAAAATTCAACCTGAAATTAAAACACTTGTTCTGTCAATGCATTCAGAGCCGTTAAAAATCCAGCAGGCGTGTAACGAAAATATTTTTGAATTGTATTCAACTTTGAGCCGCAAAGAGCAGGAAGTTTTTTCTTTATTTACACGCGGAATGAATACAAAAGAAGCAGCGGCTAATCTTGGCAAAGGCAACCGTAGACAATCAGCGCACATCAATTTACCAAAAGCTGAACATTCACGATACACGCACCCTTGA
- a CDS encoding ATP-binding protein has product MELLQRNDYLQKLKDTIGTPDIKVITGIRRAGKSKLLVLFEDYLRTQNNTNIIHIDFNLTDFENLAEYHALELYIKERKSDNKQNFVLIDEIQMCSGFEKAVNSLHASDLYQIYITGSNAFLLSSDLATLFTGRTFEIHVFPFSLSEYMQFFKMKDSYSELDSYIKEGGMPGSYLYKSIEDKYRYISKDVFNALVVRYILGKRKIKNTVLLDRLVDFLMDNISNITSIRNIASCLETTKMTANSKTIGSYIDYLCASFAFYKIRRYDIRGKRYLSSEDKYYLADHSFKYARLGTKNMDWGRMLENIVAIELMRRGYELYVGKLYQKEIDFVAIKQNEKLYIQVSDYIGDGQTFEREINPLLAIKDAYPKILLSRTRQSEYLYEGIRVIDISTWLTSINNSQEQL; this is encoded by the coding sequence ATGGAACTTTTACAAAGAAATGACTATTTACAGAAACTTAAAGACACAATTGGAACACCAGATATAAAAGTAATTACTGGAATACGGCGCGCAGGAAAATCAAAGCTGCTCGTACTTTTTGAAGACTATCTTCGCACACAAAATAACACAAACATAATTCATATTGATTTTAACCTTACAGATTTTGAAAACCTTGCAGAATACCATGCTCTGGAACTTTACATTAAAGAACGCAAATCTGACAACAAACAAAATTTTGTTCTTATTGATGAGATTCAAATGTGCAGTGGTTTTGAAAAAGCCGTGAACAGTCTGCATGCAAGCGATTTGTATCAAATTTACATTACAGGAAGTAACGCTTTTTTACTTTCCAGCGACTTGGCAACATTGTTTACCGGACGCACTTTTGAAATACATGTGTTTCCGTTTTCTCTTTCTGAATATATGCAGTTTTTTAAAATGAAAGATTCATATTCAGAATTGGATAGTTATATAAAAGAGGGTGGAATGCCCGGTTCATATTTGTATAAAAGCATAGAAGACAAATACCGTTATATTTCAAAAGATGTTTTTAATGCCCTTGTAGTACGGTATATTTTAGGTAAACGGAAAATTAAAAACACCGTACTTTTAGACAGACTTGTAGATTTTTTGATGGATAATATTTCAAATATCACATCTATAAGAAATATAGCATCGTGCCTTGAAACCACAAAAATGACTGCAAATTCAAAAACAATCGGATCATATATCGATTACTTGTGTGCATCTTTTGCTTTTTATAAAATCCGCCGTTACGACATACGTGGAAAACGCTATCTTTCATCAGAAGACAAATATTACTTGGCAGACCATTCTTTTAAGTATGCACGACTCGGAACAAAAAACATGGATTGGGGGCGGATGCTTGAAAATATTGTAGCAATTGAACTTATGCGGCGCGGTTATGAACTTTATGTTGGTAAACTTTATCAAAAAGAAATTGATTTTGTTGCAATAAAGCAGAATGAAAAATTGTATATTCAGGTAAGCGACTACATTGGTGATGGACAGACTTTTGAACGCGAAATAAATCCGTTGCTTGCAATCAAAGATGCATATCCAAAAATTCTTCTGTCACGCACACGCCAAAGTGAATACTTATATGAAGGAATTCGGGTGATTGATATTTCAACATGGCTGACCTCAATAAATAATTCCCAAGAGCAATTATGA
- a CDS encoding response regulator, with product MELKSKKTENKELKEINSSTNIVFVLGYSEYAVNAFSLNASGYILKPARKIDVENSLENLRIPVKYDEGKLRVQCFGNFDVFVGNEKVTFKRALRANFNLNELRAFFL from the coding sequence TTGGAATTAAAATCAAAAAAGACAGAGAATAAGGAACTTAAAGAAATAAATTCTTCTACAAACATAGTTTTTGTTTTGGGGTATTCTGAATATGCAGTCAATGCTTTTTCTTTGAATGCCAGCGGATATATTTTAAAACCTGCCCGGAAAATTGATGTTGAAAATTCACTTGAGAATCTGCGCATACCGGTTAAGTATGATGAAGGAAAACTGCGCGTCCAGTGTTTTGGAAACTTTGATGTATTTGTAGGGAATGAAAAGGTTACCTTCAAGCGGGCGTTGCGTGCAAATTTTAATTTAAATGAATTAAGAGCTTTTTTTCTTTAA
- a CDS encoding Fic family protein has product MYGKNVVAPLREIQEVKNAIKAYELYSKLNPYSVEDLLKAHGVLMAALTDDAGHFRHGGVGVFSKQGCVHMAPPAERVPTLIADLFEWLKNAPDHLLIKSCVFHYEFEFIHPFSDGNGRTGRLWQSLILGKLNPCFEHLPVENMVYENQEEYYEAINKSTENADCGVFIDFMLQEILFALKKHRGDPINHQNDPINDLLNDPINLLVDLIKKSPEKTYSEYAMQLGKSEATVKRLIGELKKQGKIERMGAKKNGWWKVNE; this is encoded by the coding sequence TTGTACGGAAAGAATGTTGTTGCCCCGCTTCGTGAGATTCAGGAAGTAAAAAATGCTATCAAGGCTTATGAACTTTATTCAAAGCTCAACCCTTATTCAGTTGAAGATTTGCTCAAAGCCCACGGAGTTTTAATGGCGGCCTTGACTGATGATGCAGGGCATTTCAGACATGGCGGAGTCGGTGTCTTTAGTAAACAGGGTTGTGTCCACATGGCTCCTCCGGCAGAACGTGTTCCGACTTTGATAGCAGATTTGTTTGAATGGCTTAAGAATGCGCCTGACCATCTTTTGATTAAAAGCTGTGTTTTCCATTACGAGTTTGAATTCATTCATCCCTTTAGTGACGGTAACGGCAGAACAGGCAGGCTCTGGCAGTCTTTGATATTGGGAAAACTGAACCCTTGTTTTGAGCATCTTCCGGTAGAAAATATGGTTTACGAAAATCAGGAAGAATACTACGAGGCAATCAACAAGAGTACAGAAAATGCAGATTGCGGTGTATTCATTGATTTTATGCTTCAGGAAATCCTTTTTGCCCTTAAAAAGCACAGAGGCGACCCAATAAATCATCAAAATGACCCGATAAATGACCTTTTAAATGACCCTATAAATCTTTTGGTTGACCTTATAAAAAAGTCACCGGAAAAGACCTATTCAGAATACGCGATGCAGCTTGGAAAATCAGAAGCTACTGTAAAACGTCTGATTGGAGAACTGAAAAAACAGGGAAAGATTGAACGAATGGGCGCAAAGAAGAACGGTTGGTGGAAGGTAAATGAATAA
- a CDS encoding master DNA invertase Mpi family serine-type recombinase codes for MTYGYIRVSTDKQTVENQRFEINEFCNKNNIKIDSWIEETISGTLNPEKRELGSLLLHIKKGDLIICSELSRLGRSLFMIMSILNLIMEKEARIWTIKDNYRLGDDIQSKVLAFAFSLSAEIERNLISQRTREALARKKAEGIKLGRPKGRKNNFHSLDGLEKRINTLYEMGLSTNKIAKLFGISRNSLNSFLKKKSS; via the coding sequence ATGACTTATGGATACATTCGTGTCAGCACAGACAAGCAGACTGTCGAAAACCAGCGTTTTGAGATTAATGAATTCTGCAACAAAAACAACATCAAAATTGACTCGTGGATAGAAGAAACCATAAGCGGAACTTTGAATCCTGAAAAACGAGAACTTGGAAGTTTGCTTTTGCATATCAAAAAAGGTGATCTGATTATTTGTTCAGAACTTTCTCGTCTTGGAAGAAGTCTTTTTATGATTATGTCGATTTTGAATCTGATTATGGAAAAAGAAGCTCGTATCTGGACTATAAAAGACAATTACCGGCTTGGCGATGATATTCAGTCCAAAGTGCTCGCTTTTGCATTCAGTTTAAGTGCAGAAATTGAAAGAAATTTAATCAGTCAGCGCACTCGTGAAGCTTTGGCGCGTAAAAAAGCAGAAGGAATCAAACTTGGCCGCCCTAAAGGAAGAAAAAACAATTTTCATTCTCTGGACGGTCTTGAAAAAAGAATAAATACACTTTACGAAATGGGGCTTTCAACAAACAAAATTGCAAAATTATTCGGAATCAGCAGAAATTCCCTTAATTCATTTTTAAAGAAAAAAAGCTCTTAA
- a CDS encoding glycosyl-4,4'-diaponeurosporenoate acyltransferase CrtO family protein gives MKKKFNFVPFILLGILILNLVLHFIFKTRYNSFRTTFNYIVYFASTFVSFELLIFHLCPPFCALLLFLITRNRNYKKSKYFWGTKSEQRFYNFIKVKHWKNHALTYDDRIFRGKNFSKENLILSMTQSELVHEMIFLFSFLPITMSNSFGHFGLLLILCSIFALSNLPFIFIQRYNRPRVLKMKKSRESICASASSTVPSSLNSKT, from the coding sequence ATGAAAAAGAAATTTAATTTTGTTCCTTTTATTTTACTTGGAATACTGATTTTAAATTTAGTTTTACATTTTATTTTTAAAACTCGCTACAACAGCTTTCGGACAACATTCAATTATATTGTTTATTTTGCTTCAACATTTGTTTCATTTGAATTATTGATTTTTCATCTATGCCCGCCTTTTTGCGCTCTGCTTCTTTTTTTAATAACGCGAAACAGAAATTACAAAAAATCAAAATATTTTTGGGGAACAAAATCTGAACAACGCTTTTACAATTTTATAAAAGTAAAACACTGGAAAAACCATGCTTTAACTTATGACGACAGAATTTTTAGAGGCAAGAATTTTTCAAAAGAAAATTTAATTCTTTCAATGACTCAATCTGAATTAGTTCATGAAATGATTTTTTTATTCAGTTTTCTTCCAATAACCATGTCTAATTCATTTGGTCATTTTGGGCTTTTACTAATTTTATGTTCAATATTCGCACTTTCAAACTTGCCATTTATTTTTATTCAGCGTTACAACAGACCCCGCGTTTTAAAAATGAAAAAAAGCAGAGAATCAATCTGCGCGAGTGCTTCTTCTACAGTTCCGTCGAGCTTGAATTCAAAAACATAA
- a CDS encoding ATP-binding protein: MKNVFETDYDIERILLNINAETKISVTPGDTLIILDEIQECPKAIESLKYFCEDAPEYYVIAAGSLLGVSIHQNISFPVGKVDELNLYPLSFEEFLLAAGEETLASILEKKQFNYMVDFKDKYLHWLKNYFYVGGMPEVVSLFFETKDYIQVRKLQNTILDQYRMDFGKHSKEEFQTRIEQVWNSIPAQLSKENKKYFFGQIKKGSRMKDFELAIQWLCNAGLVHKVNRVSKPGVPLKAYEEIEAFKLFLLDVGLVSAMCNLNSQTIIDGDKAFVEFKGALTENYVLQEIKANSNNSVFYYSNDDSTFELDFLLDSENGPVPIEVKAQENLRAKSFKNYCEKFKPTVAIRTSTADYREESWMKNIPLYAIGKALS, from the coding sequence ATGAAAAATGTTTTTGAAACTGACTACGATATTGAACGAATCCTTCTGAATATAAATGCAGAAACAAAAATTTCTGTTACTCCAGGCGATACACTTATTATTCTTGATGAAATTCAGGAATGTCCAAAAGCTATTGAATCATTAAAATATTTTTGTGAAGATGCTCCTGAATATTATGTTATAGCTGCAGGTTCTCTTTTAGGAGTGAGTATTCATCAGAATATTTCGTTTCCAGTTGGAAAAGTTGATGAGCTAAATCTGTATCCGCTTTCTTTTGAAGAATTTCTTTTGGCTGCCGGAGAAGAAACACTGGCTTCTATTCTTGAAAAAAAACAGTTTAATTATATGGTGGATTTTAAAGACAAATACCTACACTGGTTAAAGAATTATTTTTACGTTGGAGGAATGCCTGAAGTTGTTTCATTGTTTTTTGAAACTAAAGATTATATTCAGGTTCGCAAACTTCAGAATACTATATTGGACCAGTATCGAATGGATTTTGGGAAACATTCCAAAGAAGAGTTTCAAACAAGAATTGAACAGGTATGGAATTCTATTCCGGCTCAACTTTCCAAAGAAAATAAAAAATATTTTTTTGGTCAAATAAAAAAAGGTTCCCGAATGAAAGATTTTGAACTTGCCATTCAATGGCTTTGTAATGCAGGTTTGGTTCACAAAGTAAACAGAGTATCAAAACCTGGTGTTCCACTTAAAGCGTATGAAGAAATTGAAGCGTTCAAATTGTTTTTGCTTGATGTTGGATTAGTTTCTGCAATGTGCAATTTAAATTCTCAAACTATTATTGACGGCGACAAAGCCTTTGTAGAGTTTAAAGGTGCTCTTACAGAAAACTATGTGCTTCAGGAAATAAAAGCAAATTCAAATAATTCAGTTTTTTATTATTCAAACGACGATTCTACATTTGAGCTGGATTTTCTTCTTGACAGCGAAAATGGTCCAGTTCCAATTGAAGTCAAAGCACAGGAAAATCTCCGTGCAAAAAGTTTTAAAAACTACTGCGAAAAATTTAAACCAACAGTAGCAATCAGAACTTCAACAGCAGACTACCGGGAAGAATCATGGATGAAAAATATTCCGCTTTATGCAATCGGAAAAGCGCTATCATAA
- a CDS encoding (deoxy)nucleoside triphosphate pyrophosphohydrolase, with product MKQIHVVAAVIYRTNSNGKKEVFATARGYGDYKGWWEFPCGKIEHDESGLEIETEEEALIREIYEELDSTIKIQEKIQTVEWDYPQFHLIMECFACTLVKGKLTLLEAEDAKWLNADTLHNVKWLPADELILDKVKNNL from the coding sequence ATGAAACAAATACACGTAGTAGCAGCGGTAATTTACCGAACAAATAGTAATGGCAAAAAAGAAGTTTTTGCCACAGCGCGAGGATATGGTGACTATAAAGGCTGGTGGGAATTTCCATGCGGAAAAATCGAACATGATGAATCAGGCCTTGAAATTGAAACAGAAGAAGAAGCTTTAATCCGCGAAATCTATGAGGAATTGGATTCAACAATTAAAATTCAAGAAAAAATACAAACAGTAGAATGGGATTATCCTCAATTTCACTTAATAATGGAATGTTTTGCCTGCACTCTTGTAAAAGGAAAACTGACTTTACTTGAAGCAGAAGATGCAAAATGGCTGAACGCTGATACTTTGCACAATGTAAAATGGCTACCTGCAGACGAATTAATTTTAGATAAAGTAAAAAATAATCTTTAG
- a CDS encoding HD domain-containing protein has protein sequence MNDIIQQILLQMIQYDAGDAKRIQHFIKVYSFAHTIGLQEKLSVKELFVLDIASILHDIGIHEAEKKYSSCSGKYQEELGPGEAKKILLNFSLSQAIVDRVCFLIAHHHTYNAVDGLDYQILVEADFLVNAFEDNMSKDTILSIKEKVFKTKSGIQILNTMFNL, from the coding sequence ATGAACGACATAATCCAACAGATATTATTACAAATGATTCAGTACGATGCAGGAGATGCAAAACGTATTCAACATTTTATAAAAGTATACAGTTTTGCTCACACAATCGGGTTGCAGGAAAAATTATCTGTGAAAGAACTTTTTGTTTTGGATATTGCTTCGATTCTTCACGATATTGGAATTCACGAAGCAGAAAAAAAATATTCAAGTTGCAGCGGAAAATATCAGGAAGAACTTGGTCCGGGAGAAGCAAAAAAAATTTTATTAAACTTCAGTCTGTCCCAAGCAATTGTAGACAGAGTTTGTTTTTTAATTGCACATCATCATACATACAATGCTGTTGACGGACTTGATTATCAAATTCTTGTTGAAGCAGATTTTTTAGTAAACGCATTTGAAGATAATATGTCAAAAGATACAATTCTATCTATAAAAGAAAAAGTTTTTAAAACAAAATCCGGAATTCAGATTTTAAATACAATGTTCAATTTGTAA
- a CDS encoding DUF4469 domain-containing protein, with the protein MDKSFITKNTASTLEFYLPRTLEIGKKYFIAVQTSLSGSTELKAPVHGISRIAVEIVE; encoded by the coding sequence GTGGACAAAAGTTTTATTACTAAAAACACAGCCAGCACCCTTGAGTTTTATCTTCCGCGTACACTCGAAATCGGAAAAAAATATTTCATTGCAGTGCAGACATCCTTAAGTGGTTCAACCGAACTTAAAGCTCCAGTCCACGGAATAAGCCGGATTGCAGTAGAAATTGTAGAGTAG
- a CDS encoding DUF3427 domain-containing protein, translating to MTITHYGQIDRKKYGELTYIEYSQDKKAIIKTHKFSELLKNCIYKSELSDCLTYGIKRAQIKESEKVENHNLVLYRKYSRKDVCKILNWDKDYSSTIYGYKTMEKTNTLSCPIFVTYEKHLEETDSTNYKDYFIDNTHFNWNSRSRRTSKSKEVAAIIDQKTNKIEIPLFIKKSDAEGSDFYYMGNCILNNYKNTKMNDGDEIVPVVNIIFKMNTPVPKNLYNYLVA from the coding sequence TTGACAATAACTCATTACGGTCAAATAGACAGAAAAAAATACGGAGAACTCACTTATATTGAATATTCACAGGATAAAAAAGCTATTATAAAAACCCATAAGTTTTCTGAACTTTTAAAAAATTGTATTTATAAATCAGAATTATCTGATTGCCTAACTTATGGAATTAAAAGAGCGCAAATAAAAGAATCCGAAAAAGTTGAAAATCATAATCTTGTTTTATACAGAAAATATTCTCGTAAAGATGTTTGTAAAATATTAAACTGGGATAAAGATTATTCTTCCACTATTTATGGATACAAAACAATGGAAAAAACCAACACATTATCTTGCCCCATTTTTGTTACTTATGAAAAACACCTTGAAGAAACAGATTCAACAAATTATAAAGATTACTTTATTGATAACACCCATTTTAATTGGAATAGTCGAAGTCGTCGGACAAGCAAAAGCAAAGAAGTTGCAGCTATTATCGATCAGAAAACAAACAAAATCGAAATTCCTCTTTTTATAAAAAAATCTGATGCAGAAGGTTCGGATTTTTATTATATGGGTAATTGTATACTTAATAACTATAAGAACACTAAGATGAATGACGGTGATGAAATAGTTCCGGTAGTAAATATTATTTTTAAAATGAATACACCTGTTCCAAAAAACTTATATAATTATTTGGTGGCATAA
- a CDS encoding acyltransferase family protein → MRKLYLDNIRWATVLVVIVYHVFYLFNACGVFGGVGSFAPVQYQDAFLYFVYPWFMVLLFLIAGMCARYSLEKYSAKDFIKMRTRTLLVPSTIGLFVFYWLVGFLNIKAGGGFEQMKSLPKIALYFISVASGIGPLWFAQMLWLFSIILPVIKKLDKNDLFYNFCKKSNYAVIILLVLILWGTSQILNAPVITVYRFGIYFASYLIGYFVLSHDEVQDKIQKMHIPFLVLAVATGCVYVWFYFGQNYTDNSVLKSLFTNAYCWAMCLAILGCAKTWFDKQGKFAQYMTKANFGFYALHIFCETGIAYLLKTYSALPPVAIYIFTLFSGLFGTALLYEVLKRIPFVRYTVLGIKIKKDRE, encoded by the coding sequence ATGCGAAAACTTTATCTTGATAATATCCGGTGGGCAACTGTTCTTGTTGTCATTGTTTATCATGTATTTTATTTATTCAATGCGTGCGGAGTTTTTGGCGGTGTCGGTTCTTTTGCACCGGTTCAGTATCAGGATGCATTTTTGTATTTTGTTTATCCGTGGTTTATGGTTCTGCTTTTTTTGATTGCAGGAATGTGCGCGCGTTATTCACTTGAAAAGTATTCTGCAAAAGATTTTATCAAAATGAGAACACGTACACTTCTTGTTCCGTCTACAATCGGGCTTTTTGTTTTTTATTGGCTTGTCGGATTTTTGAATATAAAAGCCGGCGGTGGTTTTGAACAGATGAAATCCCTTCCAAAAATTGCACTGTATTTTATTTCTGTTGCAAGCGGAATAGGTCCTTTGTGGTTTGCGCAAATGTTGTGGCTTTTTTCAATAATTCTTCCGGTAATTAAAAAGCTTGATAAAAATGACCTCTTTTATAACTTCTGCAAAAAATCAAATTATGCTGTGATTATTCTTTTGGTTTTGATTTTATGGGGAACAAGTCAGATTCTGAATGCGCCTGTAATTACAGTTTACAGATTCGGAATTTATTTTGCGTCATATTTAATCGGTTATTTTGTTCTTTCGCATGATGAAGTTCAGGATAAAATTCAAAAGATGCATATTCCGTTTTTGGTCCTTGCTGTTGCAACCGGTTGTGTTTATGTCTGGTTTTATTTTGGACAGAATTATACGGACAATTCAGTTTTAAAAAGTTTGTTTACAAATGCTTACTGCTGGGCAATGTGTCTAGCAATTCTTGGATGTGCAAAAACTTGGTTTGACAAACAGGGAAAATTTGCGCAGTATATGACAAAAGCAAATTTTGGTTTTTACGCGCTTCATATTTTTTGCGAAACAGGAATTGCATATTTACTAAAAACTTATTCAGCTTTGCCGCCGGTTGCAATTTACATTTTTACTTTGTTTTCAGGACTTTTTGGAACAGCACTTTTGTATGAAGTTTTAAAAAGAATTCCGTTTGTGCGTTATACTGTTCTTGGAATTAAAATCAAAAAAGACAGAGAATAA
- a CDS encoding methylated-DNA--[protein]-cysteine S-methyltransferase, protein MQYTTTYQSPLGKILLAADEIGITGLWFEDQKYFAWKLDSNHEEKEISVLKETKRWLDIYFSRKEPDFIPPLHIIGTEFQKDVWKILRTIPYGKTMTYGQIADIIAKERGLKKMSSQAVGGAVGHNSISLIIPCHRVVGTNGSLTGYAGGIDKKISLLKLEGAFKNSFYIPKHSTTP, encoded by the coding sequence ATGCAGTACACAACAACATATCAATCGCCTTTGGGAAAAATTCTTCTTGCCGCTGATGAAATCGGAATCACAGGACTTTGGTTTGAAGATCAAAAATATTTTGCATGGAAACTTGATTCAAATCATGAAGAAAAAGAAATTTCTGTTTTAAAGGAAACAAAACGCTGGCTTGATATTTATTTTTCCAGAAAAGAACCTGATTTTATTCCGCCGCTTCATATAATTGGAACAGAATTCCAAAAAGATGTTTGGAAAATTCTTCGCACAATTCCGTATGGAAAAACAATGACTTACGGACAAATTGCAGACATAATTGCAAAAGAGCGCGGACTTAAAAAAATGTCGTCCCAGGCAGTCGGAGGAGCTGTCGGACATAATTCCATTTCGCTTATAATTCCGTGCCATCGTGTAGTCGGAACAAACGGCAGTTTAACAGGTTATGCCGGCGGAATTGACAAAAAAATATCGCTTCTGAAATTGGAAGGCGCATTCAAAAATAGTTTTTATATTCCTAAACACAGTACAACGCCATGA
- a CDS encoding DUF3427 domain-containing protein produces MKYVHLFVRKFEQVEGITQPFIYLGKVFTLPKTAEGNKPIKMIFALQNEVSEELYNELTTVVE; encoded by the coding sequence CTGAAATACGTTCATCTTTTTGTACGCAAGTTTGAACAGGTCGAAGGAATTACGCAGCCGTTCATTTATCTTGGAAAAGTTTTTACACTTCCCAAAACTGCAGAAGGAAACAAACCAATCAAAATGATTTTTGCTTTACAAAATGAAGTATCCGAAGAGCTTTATAACGAACTTACGACCGTTGTAGAATAG